Proteins encoded within one genomic window of Numida meleagris isolate 19003 breed g44 Domestic line unplaced genomic scaffold, NumMel1.0 unplaced_Scaffold202, whole genome shotgun sequence:
- the LOC110390798 gene encoding uncharacterized protein LOC110390798: protein MLPQGFKNSPTIFGNQLAKDLEQWERPSNKEILLQYMDDFLIATKTKGACLKWTIRLLNFLGLNRYQVSLQKAQVAQQQMTYLGYETAAGMRTLGTARKETTCQTPEPHTSKELRTLLRMMGWCCLWIPNYELLVKLLYVLLKSCPKDLTWDREARRVFQQLKQELMKAPALGLPDVTKPFLLFSYEKEGIALGVLAQNLEPYQRAVAYFSKQPGEVSKGWPGCLRAVAALVINIQEAWKLTMGQKVTVLVSHTVSTVLEVKGGHWLSTQRLLKYQAILVEQDDAEIMVTNIINPASFFSGVTGEPVSHDCLETTEAVYSSCVDLKDEPLEDAEDTWYTDRSSFVRQGIHKAGHAVTTVDEVIEAKALSLDSSGQKAKIIGLTRALELAKGRRINIWTDSKYAFTHGAIWKERGLLSAQGKGIKHAEETLKLLEAVQQPEKVAIMHCRSHQKGNNAEEMGNALADQEEKQAVERKVVVGSLIPDGKVRWMVSQGI from the coding sequence ATGCTCCCACAAGGATTTAAGAATAGTCCCACAATATTTGGGAATCAATTGGCCAAGGACTTGGAGCAGTGGGAACGTCCATCCAACAAAGAGATATTGTTACAGTATATGGATGATTTTTTAATAGCTACGAAGACAAAGGGGGCATGTTTAAAGTGGACAATTCGTTTGCTAAATTTCCTTGGGCTTAACAGATATCAAGTCTCTCTGCAGAAGGCACAGGTGGCTCAACAGCAAATGACATACCTAGGATACGAGACCGCTGCAGGAATGAGGACATTGGGAACAGCCCGGAAGGAGACTACTTGCCAAACCCCTGAGCCACACACATCCAAGGAGCTTCGAACATTACTCAGAATGATGGGATGGTGCTGCCTATGGATTCCCAACTATGAGTTATTGGTAAAACTGCTTTACGTGTTGTTAAAATCTTGTCCAAAGGACCTGACTTGGGACAGGGAGGCTAGAAGAGTGTTCCAACAACTAAAACAGGAACTCATGAAAGCCCCAGCCTTGGGACTCCCAGATGTCACCAAGCCCTTTTTGCTATTCTCttatgaaaaagaaggaatagcCCTAGGGGTTCTGGCTCAGAACCTTGAGCCGTACCAGAGGGCGGTGGCCTATTTCTCTAAACAGCCAGGCGAAGTAAGCAAAGGTTGGCCTGGATGTCTGAGGGCTGTGGCTGCCCTAGTAATTAACATCCAAGAAGCATGGAAGCTTACAATGGGGCAAAAGGTAACTGTGCTAGTATCCCACACAGTCTCCACAGTGTTAGAAGTGAAAGGGGGACACTGGCTCTCCACTCAGAGACTTCTAAAATACCAAGCTATTTTAGTGGAACAAGATGATGCGGAAATAATGGTAACTAACATCATTAACCCAGCCTCATTTTTTAGTGGAGTCACAGGAGAACCTGTATCCCACGATTGTTTAGAGACTACTGAAGCTGTATATTCTAGTTGTGTGGACCTAAAGGATGAGCCATTGGAGGATGCGGAAGACACCTGGTATacagacagaagcagctttgTTCGACAAGGAATCCATAAGGCTGGGCATGCAGTAACAACTGTTGATGAGGTAATAGAGGCCAAAGCTTTATCTCTGGACTCCTCAGGACAGAAAGCTAAGATAATAGGCCTCACAAGAGCTTTAGAATTGGCCAAAGGAAGGAGGATAAACATATGGACTGATTCGAAATACGCTTTTACTCATGGAGCAATATGGAAGGAGAGGGGACTATTGTCAGCCCAAGGGAAAGGTATCAAACATGCTGAAGAAACACTTAAACTCCTGGAGGCAGTGCAGCAACCGGAGAAAGTAGCCATTATGCACTGCCGGTCCCACCAGAAGGGAAACAATGctgaagaaatgggaaatgcaTTGGCtgatcaagaagaaaaacaagcgGTGGAGAGGAAAGTAGTGGTGGGTTCTTTGATTCCAGACGGTAAAGTCAGATGGATGGTGAGCCAAGGTATTTGA